Below is a genomic region from Flavobacterium ginsengisoli.
AGATTTCTCTTTCGGCGAAATGGCAAAAGACGATAACAAAAATTACGTCAACACGAAAAATAATAATTAAATGAGAAAAATATATATCTCGCTTTTATTGGTAACAACTTCAATGTCATTTGCACAGCGAACGGTTACTATTAGCACAGATAATGTAGTGCAAACCATGGATGGTTTTGGAGGCTCTGATGCTTGGAGAACACAGTTTGTGGGGAAAAATTGGCCTGAACAGAAAAAAAATGCCATTGCAGATTTGCTTTTTAGTAAAGAAATAGATGCACAAGGAAATCCAAAAGGAATCGGACTTTCGATCTGGCGATTTAATCTTGGCGCAGGGAGTACAGAACAAGGAGAAAACAGTAAAGTTTCTGACGAATGGAGAAGAAGCGAATGTTTTCTGAATGCTGACGGGACTTATGATTTCTCAAAACAAGAAGGACAAAGATGGTTTTTGCAGGCGGCTAAAAAACGTGGAGTAGAAAAGTTTCTTATTTTTACTAATAGTCCTCCAGTCTATATGACTAATAACGGATTATCTTTTGCCTCTCAAAAGAATAAACTGAATCTAAAAGATGGTGCAATTCCAAAATTTGCCGATTTCTTAGTTCAAAGTATTCAAGGATTGGAGAAAAAAGAAGGAATCAAATTCGATTATGTTAGTCCGATTAATGAACCGCAATGGGAATGGATGCCAAAACACGGAGATACAAATAGTCAAGAAGGAACACCAGCAACCAATCAGGAAATATATAATTTGACCAAATCACTTTCAGAAAAATTGAAGGCTAAAAAAATGAGTACTGAGATTGTAATTGCAGAGGCCGCTCAAATCGATTATTTGTATGAAAATGTAAATTCAGAAAACCGTGACAATCAAATCGATTATTTCTTTGGAAATACCAAAACGAATGTGACCAAGTTTTCAAACGTAAAAAATGTAATTCTCGGGCATAGTTATTTTACAACATGGCCAGTTGAAAGACAGGTTTTAAGCCGAAAATTAATTGCTAAAGAAGTCAAGCAAAAACCGGGATTAAAATATTGGCAATCGGAATACTGTATTTTAGAAAACCCAGGAGAAGCTGAAATCCCTGGCGGTTCTGGCGGCGGAAGAGATTTAGGAATGCAGACTGCTTTGTTCGTTGCTCGTTTAATTCATAATGATATTGCGGTTGCCAATGCAGCTTCTTGGCAATGGTGGACATCAATAACAAGAGTAGATTACAAGGATGGTTTAATTTATTTAGACGATGGAAAAAGTAACGGCGGAACTGCTCCAGATTATGTAAGAAATGATGGAGAATTTCACGATTCAAAACTGCTTTGGGCCTTAGGAAATTATTCGCTTTTTGTTCGTCCAGGGATGTTGAGAGTTGATATTCCAAACCAAAACGAATTAGACAAAGCAAATGATGTGATGCTAACAGCTTACAAAGATATTCAAAGCAAAAAACTGATTGTAGTAGCAGTAAACTGCGGAAAATCGGCGCAAGAATACAAATTTGATTTATCAAAAGGAACTTTAAAAAATAACGAGTTCACACCTTACGTAACTTCTGATACATCAAATCTAAAAAGAGCCGAAGTTCAGAAAAATGGAAATCTAGAAATTCCTGCAAGATCTGTAGTGACGTTTGTTGGAGAGTTGCAATAAACTTGAAACAAAAAAAATAATTAAATAAACAAAAGAAGCTTAGACTCTCAGAATCTTAGCATCTTAGAACCTTAAAAAAAATGATTACAAAGAAAACCTTAATCCCCGTATTACTCTTTTCGTGTCTATCTGCAAGCAGTCAAATATCGTTTGGAGATTCTAAGAAAATAAATGACAACTGGAAATTCAATCTTCAGGAAACTCCAGAAGCAAAAAATAATGTATTTGATGATAGTAAATGGCAACAAGTAAATGTACCGCACGACTGGAGCGTAAAAGGCCAGTTGAGTCCAACATTAGCAAGTTGCACAGGTTATTTGCCTGGCGGAATTGCTTGGTATAGAAAATCAATTAATATTCCGCAAACCAAATCTGGAGAAAAAGTCTATTTGTATTTTGAAGGAGTTTATAATAGAAGCGAAGTTTTCATCAACGGGCATTCTTTAGGAAAACGTCCAAACGGATATATTTCTTTTGCTTATGATGCAACAGAGTTTGTAAAATTTGGTGGAGAAAATACAATTTCGGTTCGTGTAGACCACAGCCAAAGCGCCGACTCAAGATGGTACACTGGATCTGGAATTTATAGAAATGTGTGGTTGGTTTATGCCAATCCGGTTCATATTGCACAATGGGGCGTTTACGCTTATCCAGAGGTTAAAAAAGGAGCAGGAACTTTGAATGTTGAGGTTGATGTAGAGAACGGATCTTCATCAAAATCTGCTTTAACTGTTGTAAATGAATTATTTTCAAAAGACGGAAAATCGGTCGCAAAATCATCTTCAAAAGTTGATCTCGTTGCAAAACAAAACGGGAAAATTTCAACAAAATTAAATGTCAAAAATCCGCAATTATGGGACTTAGACAATCCGAATTTATATGAACTGAGAACAACAGTTTTAAAAGACGGAAAAGAAATTGATAAAACAGTAACACAAACAGGTTTTAGAAACTTCACATTCGATCCAAACAATGGTTTTGCCCTTAACGGAAAATGGATGAAAATGAAAGGAGTCTGTTTGCACCACGATGCTGGAGTTTTAGGATCTGCAGTTCCAAGAGAAGTTTGGAAAACGAGATTAAAAACGCTGAAAGAAATTGGTGTAAATGCCATTCGCACAAGCCACAATCCGCAAGCGCCAGATTTCTATGAACTTTGCGACGAACTAGGATTGTTGGTTTTAAACGAAGCGTATGACGAATGGGAATTTCCAAAACGTAAATGGTTAGAAGGCTGGAACTATGGGACACCGGGATTTGAAGGTTCATTTGATATTTTTGCAGATTATGCCGAAAAAGATCTTGAAGATTTTGTACGTCGTGACAGAAATCATCTTTCTGTATTTGCATGGAGTATTGGTAACGAAGTAGATTATCCAAACGATCCGTATTCTCACCCAGTTTTAGATAAAGGAAAAGACGGTTTTGGGCAAGCGACTTACGGTGGTTATAAACCAGATGCGCCAGATGCCATGAGACTTGGAGCAATTGCAAAACGTTTGGTCGCTGCAGTAAAAAAATACGACAAATCAAGACCGACAACTGCTGGTTTGGCTGGAGTTGCCATGTCTAACGAAACAGAATATCCAGGAGCTTTAGATATTACAGGATATAATTATACCGAAAGCAAGTACAAATCAGATCACGAAAAGTATCCAAAAAGAGTGATTTATGGAAGTGAAAATGTTCATGATATGGAACCTTGGTTGGCAGTAAAAAACAATAAGTTTATTTTCGGTCAATTTCTTTGGACAGGAATCGATTATTTGGGAGAATCAGGAAGATGGCCTTCAAGAGGATTTTATTCTGGTTTAGTTGATTTTGCTGGAGTTATCAAACCCCGTGGTTATTTCCGTCAATCATTATGGTCAGATCAACCAATGGCATATTTAGGAACTTATCCTTTGACAAACGAAAAAGACATTTCTAAAGATGCTTGGGCAATTTGGAATTATGAAAACGGACAAAAAATTCGTGTGGTTTGTTATACCAATGCTTGCAAAAGCGCGTTTAGAATTAAACGGAAAAGTAGTGGGAGAAACTAAATTGTATGACGAAAAAACCGGAATTATCTATTGGGATATTCCGTTTGCTTCAGGAAAATTAGAAGCAGTTGGTTTAGATAAAAACGATAAAGAAGTAAGCCGTTTCGCCATTAATTCAACACAACAGCCAGTTGAATTAACAATTGCTGATAAAGACATTACAATTAGCAAAGACAAAGGCGTAGCGAAAATTATGGTTCAGGTAAAAGACCAAAACGGCCTTCCGGTAATGCTTTCAGACAATGAAGTTACTTGTACGATTAACGGTGCGGCAACTTTGTTAGGATTAGAAGCAGGAAATAACAGCGACATGACTGATTACACAGATAACGTACAGCGTGTATTTCACGGACATATTGCAAGCATATATTCAGGCAAATGGAGATTCTACAGCGCCTATAAAAGTTAAATTTACAAGTCAGTGGTTAAAGCCTGTTGAGGTTACTATTAATGTGAAATAAAGTATCAATCTAAAAACCTAACAAGTTTTTAAAAACCTGTTAGGTTTTCTTTACGTTGGTAACAATAAAATTTCATTATATTTAAAGTGTAAAAACCACACATAACCAAACACAATGAAAATTACAAACTTACTTACGGTAACAATAGGAGCTTTTTTTCTATCTGTTGCAACTAACGCGCAAAAGAAAACGTTTCAAAAAGAAGAATTCAAACAATGGGCTCAAACCCCGCCAATGGGCTGGAATAGCTGGGATTGTTACGGACCAACAGTTGAAGAACATGAGGTAAAAGCCAACGCCGATTATATGGCAAAAGAGTTGAAGAAATTCGGTTGGGAATACATCGTAGTCGATATCAGATGGTTTGTTGAAAATGATAAAGCAGGAGGATACAACCAAACAGATCCACGTTACGTAATGGATCAGTACGGAAGATATTTGCCAGCTGTTAACCGTTTTCCTTCAGCAAAAGATGGACAAGGTTTTAAGCCTTTGGCAGATTATATTCATAAAAAAGGATTAAAATTCGGAATCCATATTATGCGTGGCATTCCTAAAAAAGCAGTCGAAGATAAACTGCCAATTAAAGGAGCAAACGGAATCACTGCAGATCAAGTTTATTCTACAGCATTACAATGCGAATGGCTGAGAGACAATTATACTGTTGTAGCAGACAAACCAGGAGCACAAGAATATTATGATTCTATTTTCGAATTGTACGCGCAATGGGGAGTAGATTTTATAAAAATAGATGATCTATCAAGACCATATCACGAAGGCGAAATCAACTTAATAAGAAACGCAATCGACAAATGCGGACGTAAAATTGTTTTAAGTACATCGCCTGGAGAAACACCAATCGAAGCAGCGCCTCACGTAACTACACATGCTAATATGTGGCGTATGGTTGATGATGTTTGGGATACATGGCCTCATATTACGCATTTAATGGATGTAGCTCAAAAATGGTATCCGCACATTGCACCGGAACATGGCCAGATTGCGATATGATTCCGTTAGGACGTATTTCAATTAGAGGAGAAAGAGGTGAAGACCGTATGACGCGTTTGACAAAAGACGAACAATATACTTTGATTACATTTTTTAATATTTTCAAATCGCCATTGTTTTTTGGAGGAGATTTGCCAAGTAATGACGCTTTTACATTATCATTATTGACGAATAAAGAAGTCGTAAAAATGCACAATCAAAGTACTGATGTAAAACAGCTTTTTCAAAAAGACGGAAAAATTGCTGTCACTTCAAAAAATCCAAAAGATGGCAGTGTTTATCTGGCTTTATTTAATATTTCTGATAACGGTTCACAAAAAGTTTCAGTAAACCTTTCTGATTTAGGAATTTCTGGTTCGGCTGAAGTTTTGAATATGTGGACAGGCGAAAAATCAAAAACTACATCAAATGAAATTGGAACTGATTTAAAACCTCACAGTTCTATTTTATATCAATTAAAAAGTAAAAAATAAATGAAAAGAATATTTTTTTGTCTGATATCATTACTAAGCCTTTCCACTTCTATACAAGCCCAGAATTCAGCAAAAGGAGTTCCGCCTGTTATTGCCGAAAAAGATTTAACAGCTTATTTATTTGTTTATTTTATAGGGAATAAAGTCGAAGAAGAAGCAGTTAATTATGCTGTAAGCAGTGACGGATATCATTATTACGCGCTTAACAATAATAAACCAATTTTAGATAGTAAAGCAATCAGTTCGACAGGAGGAGTTCGCGATCCGCATATCTTACGCGGAGACGATGGCAAAACATTTTACATGGTTCTGACCGATATGACTTCTTCAAAAGGTTGGGACAGCAACCGTGCAATGGTTTTATTAAAAAGTACTGATTTAGTAAATTGGAAAAGCAGTATTGTCAATATCCAAACTACATTTCCAGGAAATGAAAACTTAAAACGTGTTTGGGCGCCACAAACTATTTACGATGCAAAGGCTGGAAAATACATGATTTACTTTAGTATGCAACATGCTGGAGGTCCAGATAAAATTTATTACGCTTATGCGAATAAAGATTTTACTGCCTTAGAAAGTGAGCCAAAATTATTGTTTGTTCCAAAGTCAGGAAACGCTTGTATTGATGGTGATATCATTGAAAAAGATGGAGAATATCACCTTTTTTATAAAACAGAAACCAATACGCCTGGAATCAAAGTGGCAGTTACAAAAGATTTGACTTCTGGAAAATGGATTGAAAATGATAATTATCTGCAACAGACAAAAGATGGAGTAGAAGGTTCGAGCGTTTTTAAACTGAATAATTCAGATGAGTATATTTTGATGTACGATGTGTACACTAAAGGAAGATATCAATTCACAAAAACGAAAGACCTAGAGAGTTTCAGTGTAATTGATAATGATATTTCAATGGATTTTAATCCGCGTCATGGAACTATTTTACCGATAACTCGTTCTGAATTAAAAAGAATTACTGATAAATGGGGAACACCTGCAAAACTTCCAAAAGTAAATCATAACCCAGTTCTGGAAGGCTATTATGCAGATCCTGAAATTTTGTATTCTAACAAAACAAAAAAATATTACATCTATCCAACAAGCGACGGATTTGATGGCTGGTCTGGATATTATTTCAAAACCTTTTCTTCAGATAATTTAGTGGATTGGAAAGATGAGGGGATTATTTTAGATCTAAAAAAAGATGTTCCGTGGGGAAATAGAAATGCTTGGGCGCCTTGTATTGTTGAGAAAAAGATAAAAGGAAAGTATAAATATTTCTACTATTTCACAGTTGCGCAAAAAGTTGGAGTTGCCGTTTCTGACAATCCAACAGGACCTTTTAAAGACAGCGGAAAAGCAATTGTAGCAACAAGACCAGAAGGAATACACGACGGACAAGA
It encodes:
- a CDS encoding DUF4982 domain-containing protein; this encodes MLAKARLELNGKVVGETKLYDEKTGIIYWDIPFASGKLEAVGLDKNDKEVSRFAINSTQQPVELTIADKDITISKDKGVAKIMVQVKDQNGLPVMLSDNEVTCTINGAATLLGLEAGNNSDMTDYTDNVQRVFHGHIASIYSGKWRFYSAYKS
- a CDS encoding alpha-galactosidase, yielding MVSAHCTGTWPDCDMIPLGRISIRGERGEDRMTRLTKDEQYTLITFFNIFKSPLFFGGDLPSNDAFTLSLLTNKEVVKMHNQSTDVKQLFQKDGKIAVTSKNPKDGSVYLALFNISDNGSQKVSVNLSDLGISGSAEVLNMWTGEKSKTTSNEIGTDLKPHSSILYQLKSKK
- a CDS encoding glycoside hydrolase family 27 protein, encoding MKITNLLTVTIGAFFLSVATNAQKKTFQKEEFKQWAQTPPMGWNSWDCYGPTVEEHEVKANADYMAKELKKFGWEYIVVDIRWFVENDKAGGYNQTDPRYVMDQYGRYLPAVNRFPSAKDGQGFKPLADYIHKKGLKFGIHIMRGIPKKAVEDKLPIKGANGITADQVYSTALQCEWLRDNYTVVADKPGAQEYYDSIFELYAQWGVDFIKIDDLSRPYHEGEINLIRNAIDKCGRKIVLSTSPGETPIEAAPHVTTHANMWRMVDDVWDTWPHITHLMDVAQKWYPHIAPEHGQIAI
- a CDS encoding glycoside hydrolase, with the translated sequence MRKIYISLLLVTTSMSFAQRTVTISTDNVVQTMDGFGGSDAWRTQFVGKNWPEQKKNAIADLLFSKEIDAQGNPKGIGLSIWRFNLGAGSTEQGENSKVSDEWRRSECFLNADGTYDFSKQEGQRWFLQAAKKRGVEKFLIFTNSPPVYMTNNGLSFASQKNKLNLKDGAIPKFADFLVQSIQGLEKKEGIKFDYVSPINEPQWEWMPKHGDTNSQEGTPATNQEIYNLTKSLSEKLKAKKMSTEIVIAEAAQIDYLYENVNSENRDNQIDYFFGNTKTNVTKFSNVKNVILGHSYFTTWPVERQVLSRKLIAKEVKQKPGLKYWQSEYCILENPGEAEIPGGSGGGRDLGMQTALFVARLIHNDIAVANAASWQWWTSITRVDYKDGLIYLDDGKSNGGTAPDYVRNDGEFHDSKLLWALGNYSLFVRPGMLRVDIPNQNELDKANDVMLTAYKDIQSKKLIVVAVNCGKSAQEYKFDLSKGTLKNNEFTPYVTSDTSNLKRAEVQKNGNLEIPARSVVTFVGELQ
- a CDS encoding sugar-binding domain-containing protein, which produces MITKKTLIPVLLFSCLSASSQISFGDSKKINDNWKFNLQETPEAKNNVFDDSKWQQVNVPHDWSVKGQLSPTLASCTGYLPGGIAWYRKSINIPQTKSGEKVYLYFEGVYNRSEVFINGHSLGKRPNGYISFAYDATEFVKFGGENTISVRVDHSQSADSRWYTGSGIYRNVWLVYANPVHIAQWGVYAYPEVKKGAGTLNVEVDVENGSSSKSALTVVNELFSKDGKSVAKSSSKVDLVAKQNGKISTKLNVKNPQLWDLDNPNLYELRTTVLKDGKEIDKTVTQTGFRNFTFDPNNGFALNGKWMKMKGVCLHHDAGVLGSAVPREVWKTRLKTLKEIGVNAIRTSHNPQAPDFYELCDELGLLVLNEAYDEWEFPKRKWLEGWNYGTPGFEGSFDIFADYAEKDLEDFVRRDRNHLSVFAWSIGNEVDYPNDPYSHPVLDKGKDGFGQATYGGYKPDAPDAMRLGAIAKRLVAAVKKYDKSRPTTAGLAGVAMSNETEYPGALDITGYNYTESKYKSDHEKYPKRVIYGSENVHDMEPWLAVKNNKFIFGQFLWTGIDYLGESGRWPSRGFYSGLVDFAGVIKPRGYFRQSLWSDQPMAYLGTYPLTNEKDISKDAWAIWNYENGQKIRVVCYTNACKSAFRIKRKSSGRN